One window of Brevibacillus choshinensis genomic DNA carries:
- a CDS encoding extracellular solute-binding protein translates to MDRMCKSAMLLLALMMCWTLAACSGNTNMSSNGTAEERADSKANLMEANASRIKPSSDEPAWKLDTTPITFDWYINFDWFTGKWGGNVVSDYITKKTGVSLNFIVPTGDAGEKLNTLMSARSLPDFITLGWYEDAVQKMINGDMVLPLNELADQYDPYFFKVADPTKLSWFTQADGNVYSYPNASSSPADYRKYGQLFTSNQTFVVRKDIYEALGKPDMSTPEGFLGALKAAKEKFPEVDGQPLIPIGLHEFTETGNYSLESYLQDFLAIPQQKNGKLYDRRSDPTYLKWLKVFRQANEDGLMPTDVFLDEKRWEKDEKISQGRYFAMLYQWSDFSEINQKLYQKDPNKVYIAIDGPANDAHDAPTLAGNGVSGWTVTLISKNVKDKKRAIAFLSYLLSEEGNKDLFLGEKGVTYDTIDGKDQFRPEVMHLLNTDRQAFERKYGGDYMYWMLMDTNMNLAWMTGMGAEPSKQITDWTRGKTISMSEFENLDPDPTTKEGIAFEKNTRLWAETLPKLLMSKSDAEFDQLYTKFMKSTTEDPEYEFILDSRQAAYERNVQKLKSSFNQ, encoded by the coding sequence ATGGATAGAATGTGTAAATCAGCAATGCTGTTACTAGCTCTGATGATGTGTTGGACGTTAGCGGCTTGTTCCGGGAACACTAACATGTCGAGCAATGGCACTGCTGAGGAGCGTGCGGACTCGAAAGCTAATCTTATGGAGGCAAATGCATCTCGAATAAAGCCTTCTTCGGATGAGCCTGCTTGGAAGCTGGACACGACACCGATCACGTTTGACTGGTATATCAACTTCGATTGGTTCACCGGCAAGTGGGGAGGAAACGTCGTTTCCGATTATATAACGAAGAAGACGGGCGTCAGTTTGAACTTTATCGTGCCTACTGGGGACGCCGGCGAGAAGCTCAACACGTTGATGTCAGCAAGGTCGCTCCCTGACTTCATCACGTTAGGCTGGTACGAGGATGCCGTGCAGAAGATGATTAATGGAGATATGGTGCTTCCATTGAATGAGCTAGCGGATCAGTATGATCCTTATTTCTTTAAAGTCGCAGACCCCACGAAGCTTAGCTGGTTTACACAGGCTGACGGCAATGTGTATAGCTACCCGAATGCATCTTCATCCCCTGCGGATTATCGAAAATATGGTCAGCTTTTTACGTCTAATCAGACCTTTGTTGTTCGGAAAGACATATATGAAGCACTTGGGAAGCCGGATATGAGCACGCCGGAAGGGTTTCTCGGTGCGCTGAAGGCTGCGAAGGAGAAGTTTCCGGAAGTGGACGGTCAGCCGCTCATTCCGATCGGCCTGCATGAATTTACGGAAACCGGCAACTATTCGTTGGAATCATATCTTCAAGACTTCCTAGCCATTCCGCAGCAGAAAAACGGCAAACTGTACGACCGTCGAAGCGATCCAACCTATCTGAAATGGCTAAAGGTGTTCCGCCAAGCGAATGAGGATGGGCTGATGCCGACAGATGTCTTTCTTGATGAAAAACGATGGGAGAAGGATGAAAAAATATCGCAAGGGCGCTATTTTGCCATGTTGTATCAGTGGTCTGATTTTTCAGAGATTAACCAAAAGTTGTATCAGAAGGACCCGAATAAGGTGTATATCGCGATAGATGGTCCGGCGAATGATGCGCATGATGCGCCAACACTTGCAGGAAATGGCGTCTCCGGTTGGACGGTGACGCTCATTTCGAAGAATGTCAAGGATAAGAAGCGGGCAATTGCCTTCCTCAGCTATTTGCTCAGCGAAGAGGGAAACAAGGATCTGTTCTTAGGAGAGAAGGGCGTTACCTACGATACGATAGACGGCAAAGATCAGTTCCGGCCGGAGGTCATGCACCTGCTCAACACCGACCGTCAAGCGTTCGAAAGAAAATATGGCGGTGATTATATGTACTGGATGCTAATGGATACGAACATGAATCTAGCATGGATGACGGGGATGGGTGCTGAGCCTTCCAAACAAATTACGGATTGGACGAGGGGCAAGACGATCAGCATGAGCGAGTTCGAAAATCTAGATCCGGACCCGACGACGAAGGAAGGTATTGCGTTTGAAAAAAACACGCGGCTCTGGGCCGAGACGCTGCCGAAGCTGTTGATGTCCAAGTCAGATGCTGAATTCGATCAACTGTACACCAAATTCATGAAGAGCACTACCGAGGATCCCGAGTATGAATTCATCCTAGATAGCCGCCAAGCAGCCTATGAACGAAATGTACAGAAGCTGAAGTCGTCGTTCAATCAATAG